A window of Dehalococcoidales bacterium genomic DNA:
CCCTACCAGCGTCCCCTTCAGTCCGCGTTCAAGGGCGAGTTTGCAGCACCTGATAGCGTCGATTACAACACCCGCAGAGTTCGGGCTGTCCCATACCTCCAGCTTCAACTCGACATTGAGCGGGACATCACCAAAGGTCCGGCCCTCCATCTTGATATGGCAGTACTTGCGGTCCAGGAGCCAGGGAACATAGTCACTCGGACCGACATGGATGTTCTCCGCACCCAGATCATAGTCAAGCTGAGAGGTGACCGAATTGGTCTTGGATATCTTCTTCGACTCCAGGCGCTCTCTCTCCAGCATGTTATAGAAGTCGGTGTTGCCGCCGAAGTTGAGCTGATATGTCCGCTCCAGTTTGACCCCGCGGTCTCGGAACAACCTCGTCAGGACCCGGTGGACAATAGTTGCCCCCACCTGGGACTTAATATCATCGCCGATAACCGGCAGGCCCTTCTTCTCGAAACGTTGCTGCCAGTACTCCTCCCGGGCAATGAAGACAGGAATACAGTTGATGAGCCCACATCCCGCCTCCAGCACCTGCTCCACGTACCACTTGGTTGCCTCCTCGCTACCTACCGGCAGGTAGTTTATGACCACATCCGTCTCGGTATCCTTGAGGAGTTGTACAATATCCACGGTCGAGCCAGGTGCCTTTTCTATCATCTGCGACAGGTACTTCCCCAGACCATCATGCAGCATACCCCGTTGGACTTTCACCTTGGTGGTCGGCACCTCGCAGAACTTGAAGGTGTTGTTAGGCTTGGTGAATATTGCCTGCGCCAGGTCTTTACCGACCTTGTTCTTGTCGATATCAAGGGCAGCTACGAAATTGATATCACGAATGTGATATCCCCCGAGATTGACATGCATCAGTCCCGGCACGAATTCATCATCTTTGGCATCACGGTAGTAGTGTACCCCCTGCACCAGCGATGATGCACAGTTACCCACACCAATTATGGCCACGTTTATTTTACCCAATGTCCGAACGCCTCCTGTCTCGCCACAATAATAGCCTGACTAGAGAACCTGTCAGGCCTTTTCAGCCTCGCCAACCCCAAAAACACAACAGGGTGGAATTATCACCCCCGTTATTATGTGAACGTAAGAGAAGTCGCAGTCGCGTACCGTACTCGTTTGTAACTAAAGGACCGCTTACCTGACAGAAATACACCAATCCGCCCGTATTAGCAGGTCCGTTACAACACTCTCACCGCATCCGATTGGCACCCCCACCGGAGGCCGAAGACATCTTAATCTACTGCCTTCGCGGTAACCAGACCCCGGTTACGCATCTCCGGGGCACTCTTGCCAGCCTGACGCTATAGCCCATTTCGGCATACTGTCCAGGCGCTCTCCAGAAACCAACCGGTAACTAGCCCTTCCCGATACGGAAGACCTTGGTTCCGCACGCGGGGCACACCCCTCGCGTAGCCGGTCTACCGTTCTTCAGGGTAACCTTCTCTGCGTTCTTGATGTCTACTTTCTTTCTGCACTTGAAACAATACGCCTCCAACCGCCGGTACCCCCTTTCAAGATGAACCCCAATTATGTTTATCACATCAAGGCGTAGCTGTCAAGCCAACCCGCGAGGTTCCAGTTCATATTTATCGACGTAGAACCAGGGACAATTATACCCTGACAGGTCGTATTCCTTCTAGGGAGCGGGTCAGCCGGCTATGGCTGCCAGAAGGGTTTTTTCGGACTAAGGGTGAAGTCATGATAAGTGCAGCTCATTCCGGGCCGGTTCCAGGTATGGGGAAGGTCGGCATCCTTGAATTCGTTTATCTCGGACTTACCTACGTATATTTTACCACCAAACCCGGAGACGATGTATCTTGGCTTTTTATCCATCCCTGTCAGCAGGGGATCCATTTTGAAGTTATAGACTCCCTTTATCTCCACGGCATGTCTGGCTGCCGGACCGCCATCTATCAGCTCCCTGGTAAATGAAATTTCTCCCCTCTTAACCTTGAGCACCTCTCCCATACGTGCCCAGCATTCTCTGTAAATCTTCTCCAGGGCCTCTGCCTGTCCATCGTTTGCCGCATCATCTATATAGATGATACACCTCCACGGCCCCATTACTTCGGGGAACCCTGCGGGAGCATTGAAGGTATAGCATACCTTCAGGCCGTCCAGGTTAATATCCCGATAATATCCCTTCCTGATATTGAAAGACCATACCCCTTCGCACTGGCTTACGCCGTCATGCAAGTCTTTGGGAAAAGGTGATGCCCAGTACCCGGGGCAGACAGGCGGCGAAGTGCAGCCCTCCACACAGTCGCCACTCACCATCCATTCAAGCTTTTCCTCGGTCATCTGTAAACTCCTCTCACAATTCTAATATCCGGAAGTTTGAGGTATTCGGCTCGGTTGTGGTTACTCCGCAGGTGTCTCGATGGTTATACAATCGAGCGGGCACACCCGCACACAGGCCATACAGGACGTGCATAATGTGGGTTCCGCTGCGATTATCCTCATCGCATCATGTCCCCTCTCCTCCCAACCCGTCCTGATTAAGGGATACTTTGTATGCGATACTATCCTGGCATCGGGGGCTAGAAGAAACACCTTCGGGGCACATATCTCCATGCACTTGCGGCATTCCTGGGGTTGTGTGCACTCTTCACCGATAGTGATTAGTGGGGCCCGTTTGTACTCTTCCAATATCTTCAGTTCAGGATATCCGGAGGTGTCTGCTTTGCGGATACGCTCGATATCCTCTCTCATTTCTTAACCTCCTTTTCCACGCCCTCCTTGTGCAGCTTCTGCAGACCGACCGGTTCCCGTGCCGGCAGCAGTGTTACCTTCTCACGCTCCACCATCTCAATAGCATCGGTGGGGCACACACTGCGACATATACCACACCCCATGCATCTGGTAACCATAGTAGTAACCTTCTTCAGCGCCCGGTCTAACCTGATGGCCCCAAAGCTGCATTGCTGCTGGCACTTGCCGCATCCGGTACACCTGTCATTGTTCACGCTGGCCACATAGTGCCCCTCGACGAATGCCTCCGGAATACCGTACAGAAACCGCTGCCTCATGGAGTGACAATAGGGCATCTCGCAATTACATAAGGTGATGATATAGGGAAAACCAATCGTAAATACAGTATGTACCAGCCCCAGTCTTTTCTCGAAGTCCAGTAGCAGCTCCCTCATCTTGTCTGAGTCTGCGGCGTCAAACTCGTAAAAGGTCTCTTGCTCTCCCGTCTTGAAGACACGCTGCCCGGCATGCCTGCCCTCCCTGTCATGGGGGTCCTCAGGCTTCGCGCGGTGCAGGAAAAACATGCACACCGGCTCGCTGATATCACCACCCCGGGTCCTTTTACAGATACACGACATGTTTATGCAGCGGAAGTCCTCATCCTCTTTGTTCGCCTCCGCAGCTATGCGTAAGAGTTCGAGTGCTTCCTCCAGGGTGACGACCTGGGCCGTACGCCCGCCCTGGACCACCTTTTTCACCCATTCAACTCCGTATTTCCCCGGATTGACGGCATTCAGAATCTCGTACTGGGCCCCATATTCTATCTCTTTGTCCAGCGATGCCAGGAACGCTTCGTGGTCATAGGCGTGTGGACTGAAGTACCACCTGGCCTGCTCCTCACCGTAGACAGTTGCCAAAGCATGACTCATACACTCTTCACACATACTATACCCTCCCAGTATTGCGGTAATTATACCACACTGACAAACTACTACCTTGAGTACGCGTATTACCCGGGATTGCCCATGTAAACTCGTTCGAACCGTTTGGGGCAGGCCCGCACCACGATGAGTTGCTTCTTCTCAAATAAAAGTTCGGGGACTGTTCCGAATGGCCCACCAACATGATTCATTGACATTGTGTAATACTATGTGTATAGTTATTGTGTAACATTAGTGTAGGGGTTGAGATGGCCAAGAAAGTGATACAGGTTCCTGTCGACGAGGGGCTTCTGGAGGAGTTGGACAATCTTTCCAGGAAGCAGCGTAGAGCCAGGTCAGAACTGATTCGCCAGGCTTGCCGGACTTACTTGCGGCAGGCCAAACAGGAAGAAATGGATAAAGTCTACAAGCTGGGATATCAGAGAATCCCGGAGGAAGCGGAACTGGGTGAAGCTCAGGTAACTGCGGTCGGAGAGACGATATCCAGGGAGTCATGGTAAATGCTCCGGGGTGAGATATGGTGGGCTGAACTACCTCCGCCTGTTGGCAGACGCCCGGTTCTTTTACTATCCAGAGATGCCGCGTATAGTGTGAGAACGTCGGTTACTACCGCCGTAATTACGCGTACCATCCGTGATATTCCTGTTGAAGTGGTACTTGGGCAGGAAGACGGGATGCCGGTTAAGTGTGTGGTGAACCTGGATAACATCATCACCATTCCTAAGGCCAGGTTAATTGAACGAATTACTACACTGTCTACCGGGAAGATGACTGCAGTGGTGCAAGCAATTACTTTTGCTCTTGACCTGTGGACTTGAAATGATTAAATGGAGGTAACCGTGGACCCGAAAGTTTACGACCTGCAGGACAGACTTGCCAGGCTGACCAGGGAAGAGGACAACCTTAACGCGGAGGTCAGGCTCCTGACGGCCTCTGGCCGTCAGGCTCTTACCGGAGAGAAGGCGGCAAAGTACAAGTGGATTGAGAGCAGGCTGGTTGAAATACAGGCGTGGAAGCGCCAGCTCACGGAGAAGCTGGACAAGGCCAAGCGAGAACAAGCGGACGGGCACTGATGCCCTTTGACCGGCTGGTGCTCTATTCGTGGCGCAGGCTCGGTCCGAACCTCTGCACGATACAACGCTGCTTGACATGAAGATGTGAATGTCGTAGGCTTGGCGAAAACAGGGGAGGGAATTGTATGGAAGCATACTGCATGAAGTGCCGTGCCAAGAGAGAGATGAAGGACGCCAGGGCAATCACCATGAAGAACGGAAAACCGGCAACACAAGGTATCTGCCCTCAGTGTGGCACCAAGATGTTCCGAATCGGCAAGAGTTGACGCCGGTATTCCGTAGTCCGTCTCGATGAGGAGGCTGGATGTCCGCAGGAAATATCCGGCACTTCCCAGAATAAATTGTGCTATTCAAGAGACCAACGGAAGCACTGCGGAGTAGTTTGCAGCAGAAGCTGGCAGGGTGCTGAAAAAAGATGAGCCTCGGGTCATTTCCCCAGGCTCTTACCAGAATAGTGAGATACTCCCTTTTAGGTGCGAATAAACCCTGCCGGAAATTGTCCTTCACACCATTTTGGGTTG
This region includes:
- a CDS encoding DUF1326 domain-containing protein, producing MTEEKLEWMVSGDCVEGCTSPPVCPGYWASPFPKDLHDGVSQCEGVWSFNIRKGYYRDINLDGLKVCYTFNAPAGFPEVMGPWRCIIYIDDAANDGQAEALEKIYRECWARMGEVLKVKRGEISFTRELIDGGPAARHAVEIKGVYNFKMDPLLTGMDKKPRYIVSGFGGKIYVGKSEINEFKDADLPHTWNRPGMSCTYHDFTLSPKKPFWQP
- a CDS encoding DUF5679 domain-containing protein, with product MINIIGVHLERGYRRLEAYCFKCRKKVDIKNAEKVTLKNGRPATRGVCPACGTKVFRIGKG
- a CDS encoding DUF5679 domain-containing protein: MEAYCMKCRAKREMKDARAITMKNGKPATQGICPQCGTKMFRIGKS
- a CDS encoding inositol-3-phosphate synthase; amino-acid sequence: MGKINVAIIGVGNCASSLVQGVHYYRDAKDDEFVPGLMHVNLGGYHIRDINFVAALDIDKNKVGKDLAQAIFTKPNNTFKFCEVPTTKVKVQRGMLHDGLGKYLSQMIEKAPGSTVDIVQLLKDTETDVVINYLPVGSEEATKWYVEQVLEAGCGLINCIPVFIAREEYWQQRFEKKGLPVIGDDIKSQVGATIVHRVLTRLFRDRGVKLERTYQLNFGGNTDFYNMLERERLESKKISKTNSVTSQLDYDLGAENIHVGPSDYVPWLLDRKYCHIKMEGRTFGDVPLNVELKLEVWDSPNSAGVVIDAIRCCKLALERGLKGTLVGPAAYFMKSPPIQYSDDEAHRMVEEFIVTNTGDAKTKEE
- a CDS encoding 4Fe-4S binding protein, whose protein sequence is MREDIERIRKADTSGYPELKILEEYKRAPLITIGEECTQPQECRKCMEICAPKVFLLAPDARIVSHTKYPLIRTGWEERGHDAMRIIAAEPTLCTSCMACVRVCPLDCITIETPAE
- a CDS encoding 4Fe-4S dicluster domain-containing protein yields the protein MCEECMSHALATVYGEEQARWYFSPHAYDHEAFLASLDKEIEYGAQYEILNAVNPGKYGVEWVKKVVQGGRTAQVVTLEEALELLRIAAEANKEDEDFRCINMSCICKRTRGGDISEPVCMFFLHRAKPEDPHDREGRHAGQRVFKTGEQETFYEFDAADSDKMRELLLDFEKRLGLVHTVFTIGFPYIITLCNCEMPYCHSMRQRFLYGIPEAFVEGHYVASVNNDRCTGCGKCQQQCSFGAIRLDRALKKVTTMVTRCMGCGICRSVCPTDAIEMVEREKVTLLPAREPVGLQKLHKEGVEKEVKK
- a CDS encoding type II toxin-antitoxin system PemK/MazF family toxin, which encodes MLRGEIWWAELPPPVGRRPVLLLSRDAAYSVRTSVTTAVITRTIRDIPVEVVLGQEDGMPVKCVVNLDNIITIPKARLIERITTLSTGKMTAVVQAITFALDLWT
- a CDS encoding ribbon-helix-helix protein, CopG family codes for the protein MAKKVIQVPVDEGLLEELDNLSRKQRRARSELIRQACRTYLRQAKQEEMDKVYKLGYQRIPEEAELGEAQVTAVGETISRESW